A single genomic interval of Bacillus sp. es.036 harbors:
- a CDS encoding iron-containing alcohol dehydrogenase family protein: protein MHALTNIPIPSILEIRSGIRHQLDPILHKHGFHHALFLFDAFTYDAYAESFQKSKHVTINVQKMEPGQTIQDLISFAFTLDSYDVVVAMGGGQIIDYGKYIAFSRKLPFISMPTSASNDGFASSNCSLIVNQKKTTVPAQVPFGIIADLEVIQQAPSHFLLAGVGDLMSNITALYDWEFEERHGKGHVNAFAAMLSKKAVNSFIRTPMTDLQNPIFIKELVSSLTMGGVATVISGNSAPISGSEHLISHALDKQLSKPYMHGIQVGLATYIMANVQNHRALRMKKVFERTGFFQYVKEEKIQKSTLAEAILFAPSVKPSRYTYLHDQTFQQKALSFLETDNVLQEVLI from the coding sequence ATGCATGCATTAACGAATATTCCGATTCCTTCTATTTTGGAGATTCGTTCAGGTATCCGTCATCAGCTAGATCCTATTCTTCATAAACACGGGTTTCATCATGCCCTGTTTTTGTTTGATGCGTTTACTTACGATGCTTATGCCGAGTCCTTTCAGAAATCGAAACACGTGACGATAAACGTTCAAAAAATGGAACCCGGTCAAACCATTCAGGATCTCATTTCATTTGCTTTTACCCTTGATTCCTATGATGTTGTCGTTGCTATGGGGGGCGGTCAGATTATTGACTACGGAAAGTATATTGCATTTTCTAGAAAACTCCCCTTTATCAGCATGCCAACATCTGCTTCCAATGATGGTTTTGCTAGCAGCAATTGTTCTCTTATCGTGAATCAAAAAAAGACGACCGTTCCTGCACAGGTGCCTTTTGGAATTATTGCGGATCTTGAAGTGATTCAACAGGCTCCTTCTCATTTCTTACTTGCAGGAGTTGGTGACTTAATGAGTAACATTACGGCTCTGTATGATTGGGAATTTGAAGAAAGGCATGGAAAGGGACATGTAAATGCTTTCGCAGCGATGCTTAGTAAAAAAGCGGTCAATAGCTTCATTCGAACGCCGATGACTGATCTTCAAAATCCAATCTTTATTAAAGAGCTTGTAAGTTCCTTAACCATGGGCGGTGTGGCCACCGTGATTAGTGGAAATAGTGCTCCAATTAGTGGTTCAGAGCACTTAATTTCACACGCTCTTGACAAACAATTGTCGAAACCTTATATGCATGGGATTCAAGTTGGTCTTGCTACGTACATTATGGCAAACGTCCAAAACCATCGAGCATTACGAATGAAAAAAGTATTTGAGCGAACAGGTTTCTTTCAATATGTAAAAGAAGAAAAGATTCAAAAGTCAACTCTGGCAGAGGCGATTTTATTCGCACCATCAGTAAAACCAAGTCGCTACACATATCTCCATGATCAAACCTTCCAACAAAAGGCTCTCTCTTTCTTAGAAACTGATAACGTGTTACAAGAAGTATTAATATAA
- a CDS encoding MFS transporter → MAKQQDLQKEKIWTRDFIFICMANFFIFAGFQMTLPTLPLFVNELGGSDQLIGFVVGIFTLSALLIRPWSGHVLESLGRKIIFLIGLLVFVISVGSYAFTGSLVLLFLMRVVQGLGWGMSTTAVGTIATDLIPQKRRGEGMGYFGLAGNLAMAFGPALGLFLIALSGFKTMFLIAASAGLLSFIIASIIRYKPANKTPIEKKKWDIFEKTALMPSILLFFITMVFGGIATFLPLYAEQLGIDGIEWYFVVFAVSLMLVRAFAGRIYDRKGHKAIFLPGAFLILAAMIDLTLLANQFMLILAAVLFGIGFGSVQPALQAWAVNEAPIHRKGMANATFFSFFDLGVGLGAMFFGLIASTFGYADIYLTAGISVLISMVIYVIYLKRSAAVQRHHEAVQWK, encoded by the coding sequence ATGGCCAAACAGCAAGATCTTCAGAAAGAGAAGATCTGGACGCGTGATTTTATTTTTATTTGCATGGCAAACTTTTTTATTTTTGCAGGATTCCAGATGACTTTACCTACACTACCTTTGTTTGTGAATGAACTTGGCGGCAGTGATCAGCTAATTGGTTTTGTGGTCGGTATCTTTACCTTATCCGCTTTACTTATTCGACCATGGAGCGGGCACGTATTGGAATCACTTGGAAGAAAAATCATTTTCTTAATTGGATTATTGGTTTTTGTCATATCGGTTGGATCTTATGCGTTCACTGGCAGTCTTGTTCTGTTATTCCTAATGAGAGTAGTCCAGGGACTCGGATGGGGTATGTCGACAACAGCGGTAGGCACAATCGCAACGGATTTAATTCCACAAAAGCGAAGGGGAGAAGGAATGGGATATTTTGGCCTTGCAGGAAATTTAGCAATGGCATTTGGTCCAGCTCTTGGTTTATTTCTAATCGCTCTTTCTGGTTTTAAAACAATGTTTTTGATTGCAGCCTCTGCCGGTTTGCTTTCATTCATTATCGCTTCAATTATTCGCTATAAGCCTGCGAATAAAACACCGATTGAGAAAAAGAAATGGGACATTTTTGAGAAAACAGCCTTGATGCCTTCGATATTACTTTTCTTCATTACAATGGTGTTTGGAGGAATTGCTACCTTTCTACCATTGTATGCTGAACAGTTAGGTATTGATGGAATTGAATGGTACTTTGTCGTGTTTGCTGTATCGCTTATGCTTGTGCGTGCTTTCGCAGGACGAATCTATGATCGGAAGGGCCATAAAGCTATTTTTCTTCCCGGCGCTTTTTTAATTCTAGCGGCAATGATTGATCTTACGTTATTGGCGAATCAATTTATGCTCATTCTTGCAGCTGTATTATTTGGGATTGGGTTTGGGTCTGTACAGCCAGCCCTTCAAGCATGGGCAGTTAATGAAGCACCAATTCACCGAAAAGGAATGGCTAATGCTACCTTTTTCTCGTTCTTTGATTTAGGAGTAGGTCTAGGGGCAATGTTTTTCGGTTTGATCGCATCCACATTTGGCTATGCTGATATTTATTTAACAGCAGGTATATCCGTTCTCATTTCAATGGTGATTTACGTTATATATTTAAAAAGAAGTGCTGCGGTACAAAGACATCATGAAGCTGTTCAATGGAAATAG
- a CDS encoding peroxiredoxin family protein gives MSKFALKDAVPNFTLPSVNGEEYSFESYRKEKGGWHLVIFFRGSWCPVCVSDLENLEESTGFFEGKNVHITTISTDKFEDLKAMAKEKNLSFPVLADEEYKALKAYDVHYHREDDPYEDHGAHGEPAYFLIDEKGVLLYQQRQTSPFGRPTVTELRKIVQYIGKTYKA, from the coding sequence TTGTCTAAATTTGCATTGAAAGACGCAGTACCAAATTTCACACTACCATCAGTAAATGGCGAAGAGTATTCTTTTGAATCATATCGAAAAGAAAAAGGTGGATGGCACCTTGTTATTTTCTTTAGAGGTTCTTGGTGTCCTGTCTGTGTGAGTGATCTTGAAAATCTTGAAGAAAGCACTGGCTTTTTCGAAGGTAAAAATGTTCACATCACCACCATTTCTACTGATAAATTCGAAGATCTAAAAGCAATGGCGAAAGAAAAGAACCTCTCTTTTCCAGTACTCGCAGATGAGGAGTACAAGGCACTTAAAGCATATGATGTTCACTATCACCGTGAAGATGATCCTTATGAAGATCATGGTGCTCATGGTGAGCCAGCCTACTTCTTAATTGACGAGAAAGGCGTACTTCTCTATCAGCAAAGACAGACAAGTCCTTTTGGTCGTCCAACAGTTACAGAGTTACGTAAAATTGTTCAGTATATTGGTAAAACATATAAAGCTTAA
- a CDS encoding site-specific integrase, translating to MNTVQPIRDPQKIKLVKQNLRKRNSRDWFLFNMGINTGLRISDLLPLRVGDVRNQTHIIIKEKKTGKSKRFPINYALKELIESYTFDMEERDFLFPSNKTDLPIQRGQAYKILNQAAAEAGLSEIGTHTMRKTFGYFYYKQTKDVAMLQKIFGHSAPSITLRYIGIEQEQMDESLFNFSL from the coding sequence ATGAACACGGTTCAGCCGATTCGAGATCCTCAGAAGATAAAATTAGTAAAACAAAACCTGCGAAAGCGAAATTCCAGAGATTGGTTTTTGTTTAATATGGGAATTAACACTGGTTTACGGATTAGTGATTTACTTCCTTTACGTGTTGGTGACGTTCGTAACCAAACCCATATCATCATAAAAGAAAAAAAGACCGGAAAATCAAAACGCTTTCCAATTAACTATGCACTTAAGGAGCTTATCGAATCGTACACGTTTGATATGGAAGAACGAGATTTTTTGTTTCCGTCAAACAAAACAGATTTACCTATTCAAAGAGGTCAGGCTTATAAGATTCTAAACCAGGCTGCAGCAGAAGCAGGGCTTTCTGAAATAGGAACGCATACGATGCGAAAGACGTTTGGTTACTTTTACTACAAACAGACGAAAGATGTGGCAATGCTTCAAAAGATCTTCGGCCATTCAGCACCATCGATTACCTTAAGATACATCGGAATTGAGCAAGAGCAGATGGATGAATCACTGTTTAACTTTAGTTTGTAA
- the kynA gene encoding tryptophan 2,3-dioxygenase, which translates to MGKKEHRDPTEASIHTDFKHNMTYGEYLNLDKILAGQNRLSDHHDEMLFIVIHQVSELWMKLILHELRGAIEAIKKDELSTAFKMLARVSKTQTQIIQAWDVLSTLTPSEYMQFRDSLGQASGFQSYQYRMIEFALGYKTPHVLKIYEKDKELHEELKDAYQEPGIYDVAIKALSRAGLPIDKDVLHRDVNETYRKNDSVMQAWLTVYRDVETYWDLYELAEKLVDIEDWLQQWRFRHMKTVERIIGFKQGTGGSSGVGYLKKVLDHRFFPELWDIRTEL; encoded by the coding sequence TTGGGAAAAAAAGAGCATCGAGATCCAACGGAAGCGTCCATACATACTGATTTTAAACACAATATGACATATGGAGAATACTTAAACCTTGATAAGATACTTGCAGGGCAGAATAGGTTATCCGACCATCATGATGAAATGCTTTTTATCGTTATTCACCAGGTAAGCGAATTATGGATGAAATTAATCTTGCATGAACTAAGAGGGGCAATTGAAGCAATCAAAAAAGATGAATTATCAACTGCTTTTAAAATGCTTGCGCGTGTTTCGAAAACTCAGACCCAAATCATCCAGGCTTGGGACGTTCTTTCAACGTTAACCCCGTCGGAATACATGCAGTTCCGCGATTCTCTCGGACAGGCTTCTGGTTTTCAGTCTTATCAATACCGTATGATCGAGTTTGCATTAGGCTATAAAACACCTCACGTGTTAAAGATTTATGAGAAAGATAAAGAGCTTCACGAAGAACTAAAAGACGCTTATCAAGAACCCGGTATTTATGATGTAGCGATTAAAGCTCTATCAAGGGCGGGATTACCTATTGATAAGGACGTTCTTCATCGCGATGTGAACGAAACATACAGAAAGAATGACTCAGTGATGCAGGCCTGGCTGACCGTATATCGAGATGTAGAAACGTATTGGGACCTATATGAACTAGCTGAGAAGCTTGTTGATATTGAAGATTGGCTCCAACAATGGCGTTTCCGTCATATGAAAACAGTCGAAAGGATTATCGGATTCAAACAGGGGACAGGGGGCTCGTCTGGCGTTGGTTATTTAAAGAAAGTACTGGATCATCGCTTTTTTCCTGAGCTTTGGGACATTAGAACAGAGCTTTAA
- a CDS encoding bifunctional metallophosphatase/5'-nucleotidase: MKLSVIHTNDIHSHFNNFAKASSLIRDYADEHTLVLDGGDFADFKSIELQGTRGIGAVKMLESTGYDAITIGNNELFNGNDTLEHMAVQSTVPFISCNLLKANGESFNGVCSSTILIKNKLRILITGASPDLQEFNDLMGFQILDYVEAIRAEIKKQHGNYDVCIVLNHVGTQADIELAEAIDEIDLILSAHDHFLYEEAKIVNNTILNSAGMYGEHIGIIEVDVSNEGVELLASSTISTANAVEDKEIQNILQVSREEAIAQLSKPLYAVSKPLWHDVLEENPMTNLIADGLKDRFDCDLGLINSGIANGGLVDYVSNKKLIEICPSPLNPTYFEILGKDLYSALESSLNSSVCMADGKGPGFRGKYVGRLHVSGAKIQHNQNQIKMITINDEAFDPDRWYRVASSDYLLRGSGYPELANNRNFHYQPDEIKDVIREYAEKEAFVTNAYKKRWV; the protein is encoded by the coding sequence ATGAAGCTTTCAGTCATACATACGAACGATATTCATAGTCACTTTAACAACTTCGCTAAAGCATCATCACTTATTCGGGATTATGCAGATGAACACACGCTAGTGTTAGATGGTGGGGACTTTGCTGATTTTAAAAGTATCGAGCTTCAGGGAACACGAGGGATTGGTGCAGTGAAGATGTTGGAATCGACCGGTTACGACGCGATTACGATAGGTAATAATGAACTATTTAATGGAAATGATACATTAGAGCATATGGCGGTTCAGAGCACGGTACCGTTCATTAGTTGTAATCTTCTAAAAGCTAATGGTGAATCGTTCAATGGAGTATGCAGTAGTACGATTCTAATTAAAAATAAACTTCGCATTTTAATTACGGGTGCTTCTCCAGATTTACAAGAGTTCAATGATTTGATGGGCTTTCAAATTTTAGATTATGTAGAAGCGATCAGAGCAGAAATCAAGAAGCAACATGGAAACTATGATGTTTGTATTGTTTTAAACCATGTTGGTACACAAGCAGATATCGAATTAGCTGAAGCCATCGATGAAATTGACTTGATTTTGTCCGCACATGACCACTTCCTTTATGAGGAAGCAAAAATAGTGAATAATACGATACTAAATTCAGCTGGTATGTATGGTGAACATATTGGAATTATTGAAGTTGATGTCTCAAATGAAGGCGTAGAACTACTAGCTTCTTCTACCATATCAACAGCTAACGCGGTTGAAGATAAAGAAATACAAAATATATTACAAGTAAGTAGGGAAGAAGCAATCGCTCAGCTAAGTAAACCGCTTTATGCTGTTAGCAAACCATTGTGGCATGACGTACTTGAGGAAAACCCGATGACTAATCTAATCGCAGATGGGTTGAAAGACCGTTTTGATTGTGATCTTGGGCTTATAAACAGCGGAATTGCAAATGGCGGTCTCGTCGACTATGTTTCCAATAAAAAGTTAATTGAAATTTGTCCATCTCCACTAAATCCTACATACTTTGAAATTCTAGGAAAAGACCTTTACTCAGCTCTTGAAAGTTCATTAAATAGCTCGGTTTGTATGGCTGATGGAAAAGGACCTGGTTTTCGAGGGAAGTATGTAGGACGGCTTCATGTATCTGGTGCAAAAATTCAACATAATCAAAATCAAATTAAGATGATTACGATTAACGATGAAGCTTTCGATCCCGACCGGTGGTATCGTGTAGCTTCATCAGATTACTTGCTAAGAGGTTCTGGGTATCCAGAGCTAGCAAACAATCGAAACTTTCATTATCAACCAGATGAAATAAAAGATGTTATTAGAGAATACGCCGAGAAGGAAGCTTTCGTAACAAATGCTTACAAGAAGCGTTGGGTGTAG
- a CDS encoding DEAD/DEAH box helicase, whose translation MKEIIEEWQLALRAEIAHLKKFGSRPIKIVNGRLLSGDDFRYYFDARSPIQIPSGSKIRIEMKHIKRDGRMLSSEGKNVILALEGDFGDQIREADLYHDPWELLDELHERLEEIKKSKRRLARVSKLMNPPKTVKHPEEKIKSHLHELILRSKYNPVTYVWGPPGTGKTHNLARAAANHFFKGNSVLILSHSNQAVDVLMREIALFAEKREKFEEGKIMRYGLQRDVPSILPLYTDQLLRAQHPDLAEEKESIVEERKNLKDDLSNSFSNRDSTQLLKLESKLGNVLEKIRRKEMEFVQNATIIGTTLTKAAIDETIYRKRVDVVIIDEASMAYVPQAAFAASLGKRVVICGDFKQLPPIASSRHPLVSKWLKEDVFHRAGIIETVESGNLHPQLFLLNEQRRMHPVISAFTNKTIYHSLVKDYPNTAALREVITEKLPFKGRASALIDTSHTGAYCFTGHSSKSRMNVWQLFLSFQAIYESLQSGMTSIGYVTPYRAQSKLMGLLIEDLLSQTDQADILSATVHRFQGSERDMMVFDTVDSDPEFRPGMLLTRNNSERLINVAMTRTKGKFIHVSNVDYFKKRMPQSKTLRQLVEHQLQKNERIGPTQIGKWITHHHAQLKWSHALNTEDVFHDIQKANEIIISIPSGTSLTKEWIKTLKSSPGKTIILSQTVVQAIPLAVHMAYDVPFPFVAIDRKIFYLGVPFEGMKNVLPPAVSVRLESALVTGEIVNQILPLDA comes from the coding sequence ATGAAAGAAATCATAGAAGAATGGCAATTAGCGCTTCGTGCGGAAATAGCACATTTAAAAAAGTTTGGAAGTAGACCAATAAAAATTGTTAACGGTCGATTATTATCCGGCGATGATTTTCGATACTATTTTGATGCACGTTCGCCTATTCAAATTCCATCTGGGTCAAAAATTCGAATTGAAATGAAACATATAAAACGCGATGGAAGAATGTTATCTTCAGAAGGCAAAAATGTCATTCTCGCTCTTGAAGGTGATTTTGGCGATCAAATTAGAGAAGCCGATCTTTACCATGATCCGTGGGAATTGCTTGATGAGCTGCACGAACGCCTGGAAGAAATAAAGAAAAGTAAAAGAAGGTTAGCACGGGTTAGCAAATTAATGAATCCACCTAAAACGGTTAAACATCCTGAAGAAAAAATTAAGAGTCATCTTCACGAGTTGATTCTTAGGTCAAAATACAATCCAGTAACTTATGTATGGGGGCCACCAGGAACTGGTAAAACGCATAACCTGGCAAGAGCCGCCGCAAACCACTTTTTTAAAGGAAATAGCGTTCTAATTTTATCGCATAGTAATCAAGCTGTTGATGTTTTAATGAGAGAAATAGCTCTTTTTGCTGAAAAAAGGGAGAAGTTTGAAGAAGGTAAAATCATGCGCTATGGCCTGCAACGTGATGTTCCATCTATATTGCCGCTATATACAGATCAGTTACTGAGGGCACAACATCCAGATCTTGCTGAAGAGAAAGAGAGTATAGTGGAGGAAAGAAAGAATTTAAAAGACGATTTATCAAATTCCTTTAGCAATCGTGATTCAACTCAGCTGCTAAAGTTAGAGTCTAAATTAGGAAATGTTCTCGAAAAGATTAGGCGTAAAGAAATGGAATTCGTTCAAAACGCTACGATAATAGGAACTACTTTAACAAAAGCGGCGATTGATGAAACGATTTATCGAAAAAGAGTTGATGTTGTTATTATTGATGAAGCTAGTATGGCGTACGTGCCCCAGGCAGCGTTTGCTGCCTCGCTTGGAAAACGGGTTGTGATATGTGGTGATTTTAAACAGCTTCCCCCTATAGCATCATCCCGGCATCCGCTAGTTTCGAAGTGGTTAAAAGAAGATGTCTTCCATCGAGCAGGCATCATTGAAACAGTTGAATCTGGTAACCTTCACCCTCAATTGTTTCTTTTAAATGAGCAGAGGCGCATGCACCCTGTTATTTCCGCTTTTACAAACAAAACGATTTATCATTCTCTTGTAAAGGATTATCCCAACACTGCGGCGTTAAGAGAAGTCATTACTGAAAAACTTCCTTTCAAAGGGAGGGCTTCCGCTCTCATTGATACGAGTCATACAGGTGCTTATTGTTTCACTGGCCACTCGTCAAAATCTCGGATGAACGTATGGCAACTCTTTTTATCTTTTCAAGCAATTTACGAATCATTGCAATCAGGAATGACCTCGATTGGCTATGTAACACCATACCGTGCCCAATCGAAACTCATGGGTTTATTGATAGAAGATCTTCTTTCACAGACTGACCAAGCAGATATTCTTTCAGCAACTGTTCATCGATTTCAGGGAAGCGAACGAGATATGATGGTGTTTGATACAGTAGATAGTGATCCAGAATTCCGTCCTGGAATGCTACTTACAAGAAATAATAGCGAGCGTTTAATCAACGTAGCTATGACCCGTACGAAAGGGAAATTCATACATGTTAGCAACGTTGACTATTTCAAAAAGCGGATGCCTCAATCAAAAACGCTCAGGCAATTAGTGGAGCACCAGTTACAGAAAAACGAAAGAATAGGACCTACTCAAATAGGAAAGTGGATTACACATCATCATGCTCAATTAAAATGGAGTCATGCTTTAAACACGGAAGACGTATTTCATGATATTCAGAAAGCAAACGAAATCATCATTTCCATTCCAAGCGGCACATCGCTAACAAAAGAGTGGATAAAAACGTTGAAATCCTCACCAGGCAAAACAATCATCCTCTCCCAAACGGTCGTTCAAGCGATTCCGTTGGCGGTTCATATGGCGTATGACGTTCCCTTTCCCTTTGTAGCTATTGATCGAAAAATATTCTATCTTGGCGTGCCATTTGAAGGAATGAAAAATGTCCTTCCACCTGCGGTTTCAGTAAGATTGGAATCAGCACTTGTTACTGGTGAGATCGTAAATCAAATCCTCCCATTAGACGCTTAA
- a CDS encoding aminopeptidase yields MRDERLSQLAKTLVHHSIEVKIGERVMVTGHQIAKPLIREIIKEIYAADGVPFVELRDDEIDVHLAEFATQEQAEIQKGWYAKQLEDVQSFIHIRAEENDATLSELASDAMKLYGEVFKEIDHKMVNERKWVLLDYPTPAAAQKAKMGTLTYQDYLFEVCSLDYKRMAKKQLPLFDLMEKTDRVRIVAPGTDLSFSILNIPTIASHGKKNIPDGEVFTSPVRESVNGVISFNTPCSYRGITFHNVKLTLEKGKIVHAEADQTDKLNEILNLDEGARYIGEFAIGLNPLINHPVGNTLFDEKINGSIHFTPGQAYDNADNGNRSMIHWDMVLILRNEYGGGELYFDDQLIQKNGVFMTDELLDLNPENLNQKEAVR; encoded by the coding sequence ATGCGCGACGAACGATTAAGTCAGTTAGCTAAGACGCTAGTCCATCACTCCATTGAAGTTAAGATTGGTGAACGCGTGATGGTGACGGGTCATCAAATTGCCAAACCGTTAATACGTGAAATCATTAAGGAGATTTATGCAGCTGACGGGGTGCCATTTGTTGAATTACGTGATGATGAAATAGACGTTCACTTGGCTGAATTTGCAACACAAGAGCAAGCAGAGATTCAAAAAGGATGGTATGCGAAACAACTAGAAGATGTTCAATCCTTTATTCACATTCGAGCTGAAGAAAATGATGCGACATTGTCAGAGCTTGCCTCTGATGCAATGAAACTGTATGGAGAAGTTTTCAAAGAGATCGACCATAAAATGGTGAATGAAAGAAAGTGGGTACTTCTTGATTATCCAACGCCAGCAGCAGCACAAAAAGCAAAAATGGGGACACTTACTTATCAAGATTATTTGTTTGAAGTGTGTAGTCTTGATTATAAACGAATGGCGAAAAAGCAGCTGCCGCTTTTTGATTTAATGGAAAAGACTGATCGAGTAAGGATCGTTGCACCTGGTACGGATCTCTCATTTTCTATTTTAAATATCCCAACTATCGCTAGCCACGGAAAGAAAAACATTCCTGATGGAGAAGTGTTTACATCACCCGTACGCGAGAGTGTAAATGGCGTTATTTCATTTAATACACCTTGTTCGTATCGAGGGATTACCTTTCACAACGTAAAATTAACGTTGGAGAAAGGTAAAATTGTCCATGCGGAAGCTGATCAAACAGACAAACTGAACGAGATCTTAAATCTTGACGAAGGAGCACGCTATATTGGGGAATTTGCTATCGGATTGAATCCACTAATTAATCATCCAGTAGGGAATACCTTATTTGACGAGAAAATAAATGGTAGTATCCATTTTACGCCTGGACAAGCTTATGATAATGCAGACAATGGAAACCGCTCAATGATTCACTGGGATATGGTTTTGATATTACGGAATGAGTATGGTGGGGGAGAACTGTATTTTGATGATCAACTCATTCAAAAAAATGGGGTTTTTATGACAGATGAGTTGCTTGATTTAAACCCAGAAAATCTTAATCAAAAAGAAGCAGTACGCTAA
- a CDS encoding VOC family protein, with amino-acid sequence MAIQKLEHIGVQVRNIEASKGFYQGMIGLELLDEFDHPDGDKKLAFLGFNGEILVELIEGYDSDLPTEGKVHHIAFTVENIEQERNRLHDLGVTFIDEGINTLPNGAKYLFFAGPDGEWLEFYEPASNYSK; translated from the coding sequence ATGGCGATTCAAAAACTTGAACATATTGGTGTACAAGTGCGAAACATTGAAGCATCGAAGGGGTTTTATCAAGGAATGATTGGACTCGAACTACTTGATGAATTTGATCATCCTGATGGCGATAAAAAACTCGCTTTTCTTGGGTTTAATGGTGAAATTTTAGTGGAGTTAATAGAAGGCTATGATTCAGATTTACCTACGGAAGGTAAAGTTCACCATATCGCCTTTACAGTAGAAAATATTGAACAAGAACGCAACCGTCTTCATGATCTTGGTGTAACGTTTATTGATGAAGGTATCAACACATTGCCTAACGGAGCAAAGTATCTTTTCTTCGCAGGACCAGATGGTGAATGGCTTGAATTTTATGAACCTGCATCTAACTATAGCAAGTAA
- a CDS encoding lactate 2-monooxygenase, translating into MSNIGNEIQFGIYKQMHSPDPERLPTRYEDWEARARDILEDGPYHYVAGGSGAEETKNANREAFKRWNIVPRVFRHVEDRNLKVGMYGQMLPAPLLVAPIGVQSIIHQEGELASAKAAASMGIPYIASSASSHSMEEISEIMGDAPKWFQLYWSRDPEIAKSFVQRAELAGYSAIVVTLDTPMMAWRELDLQNVYLPFLIGEGIGNYLTDPAFRAGLHVPPEEDAMGAIMHWTHVFGNAGLTWEDLAELRKYTSLPIILKGILHPDDAKLALKYGADGIIVSNHGGRQVDGAISALDALPAIVEAVENQVPVLMDSGIRRGADVFKAIALGAKAVLVARPCMYGLAVAGQAGVKHILSNLLADFDLTMALSGCRDLNEVNKEMLIPSSR; encoded by the coding sequence ATGAGTAATATCGGCAATGAAATTCAGTTTGGTATTTACAAACAAATGCATTCACCTGATCCGGAGCGTTTACCAACAAGATATGAAGATTGGGAAGCACGCGCGCGCGATATTCTTGAGGATGGACCTTATCATTATGTAGCTGGAGGATCTGGTGCAGAAGAAACGAAAAATGCGAACCGTGAAGCATTTAAGAGATGGAATATCGTGCCTCGCGTCTTTCGTCATGTTGAAGACCGAAACTTAAAGGTAGGCATGTACGGTCAGATGCTTCCTGCTCCGTTGTTAGTTGCTCCAATTGGTGTGCAATCCATTATTCATCAAGAAGGCGAACTTGCTTCAGCGAAAGCTGCTGCTTCAATGGGAATCCCCTACATTGCAAGCTCTGCATCAAGTCATTCTATGGAAGAAATTTCTGAAATAATGGGAGACGCACCTAAGTGGTTTCAACTTTACTGGAGTCGAGATCCAGAGATCGCTAAAAGTTTTGTTCAACGAGCGGAACTCGCTGGATACTCAGCAATCGTCGTAACGCTTGACACTCCTATGATGGCATGGCGTGAATTAGATCTACAGAATGTGTACTTGCCTTTTCTGATTGGAGAAGGAATTGGTAACTATTTAACGGATCCTGCTTTTCGCGCTGGACTCCATGTACCTCCTGAAGAAGATGCTATGGGGGCAATTATGCATTGGACTCATGTATTTGGAAATGCAGGACTAACGTGGGAGGATTTAGCAGAGCTAAGAAAGTATACGTCTTTGCCCATCATTTTAAAAGGCATCCTTCATCCCGATGATGCCAAACTAGCTTTAAAATATGGAGCCGATGGGATTATTGTCTCAAACCATGGTGGGCGCCAGGTGGATGGTGCAATCTCAGCACTCGATGCTCTACCGGCTATTGTGGAAGCTGTGGAAAATCAAGTTCCTGTTTTAATGGATAGTGGAATTAGAAGAGGTGCTGATGTATTTAAGGCCATTGCTCTTGGGGCCAAAGCCGTTCTCGTAGCACGACCATGTATGTACGGATTAGCTGTAGCCGGGCAAGCAGGCGTGAAGCATATACTTTCTAACCTTCTTGCTGATTTCGATTTAACGATGGCGTTGTCAGGGTGTCGCGATCTAAATGAAGTGAACAAGGAGATGCTCATTCCGAGTAGTCGATAA